TATTTTATGTCTACAAACTTATTCTAACACCAGTTTTTGTTCGGCATGATTACTAATGGATATCTTTTGAATAATAAACTTTGTGAAACATTAAAAAAATTAAATATAAACAATATTCAAATTACTTTAGATGGAGAGCCTAAAGTTCATAATGCTAGAAGGAAATTAAGAAATGGCAATCAAGATACTTTTAATGTTATTTTAGAAAATTTGAAAATTGCTAAAAAAGAAAATTTAAATGTTAATATTAGAATAAATATAGATACAAATAATTTCATAAGTAGCGAAAGATTGTTAAAAATATTGCAAGATAACGATTTAAATAACTTTAATATTGATTTAGGATATATTGAAAACTTTAATGATTTAAATTGTTCGAATATAATCAAAAAGAAAGATTTTTTTAACTATCGTTTGAATTTTAATAATAAACTTTTGAAATATGGATTTAAAAATTCAAATCTTTATCCTAAACAAAATATACTATTTTGTGGAGCATACTCTGAACAATCTTTCGTTATAAATTGGAATGGTGATATTTATAAATGTTGGAGTGATATTGGAAATAAAAAAAGTTCAATAGGAAATATTAATATTAACAATTTAAAAATTTTAGAAAATAAAAAATATGATTTAAATTATATTTTTCAAAGTGAATGTTCTAGTTGTAATATTTTGCCTATTTGTTCAGGAGGGTGTCCTCATTTGTATTTAAAAGAAAATGATAGAAACTGTTC
The nucleotide sequence above comes from Cetobacterium somerae ATCC BAA-474. Encoded proteins:
- a CDS encoding radical SAM protein, with amino-acid sequence MITNGYLLNNKLCETLKKLNINNIQITLDGEPKVHNARRKLRNGNQDTFNVILENLKIAKKENLNVNIRINIDTNNFISSERLLKILQDNDLNNFNIDLGYIENFNDLNCSNIIKKKDFFNYRLNFNNKLLKYGFKNSNLYPKQNILFCGAYSEQSFVINWNGDIYKCWSDIGNKKSSIGNININNLKILENKKYDLNYIFQSECSSCNILPICSGGCPHLYLKENDRNCSIYKFKLKEILQEQILKSEKEVKNGSYNNGK